In Candidatus Poribacteria bacterium, a genomic segment contains:
- a CDS encoding phosphoenolpyruvate hydrolase family protein: protein MKFRREDILTQLRNNIDVGKPIIGAGAGTGISAKCEAAGGIDLIIIYNSGRFRMAGRGSLAGMMPYGDANQIVVEMASEVLPVVPDTPVLAGVCGTDPFRLMDVFLQQIDAIGFSGVQNFPTVGLIDGTFRQLLEETDMGYGPEVEMIRTAHQLGMLTTPYAFNETEAEQMADAGADILVAHMGLTTKGSIGAKTAFTLEDAAKQVQSIHDAAKGVNPEILVICHGGPIAEPEDATYVLENTEGVVGFYGASSAERLPTERAITAQIEAFKKIRL from the coding sequence ATGAAATTCAGACGTGAAGACATTTTAACACAACTACGCAACAATATTGATGTTGGTAAACCCATCATCGGGGCGGGTGCTGGCACGGGTATCTCCGCCAAATGCGAGGCAGCTGGTGGCATTGACCTGATTATTATCTATAACTCCGGCAGATTCAGGATGGCGGGGAGGGGTTCACTCGCGGGTATGATGCCCTACGGCGACGCGAACCAGATTGTCGTTGAGATGGCGAGCGAAGTGCTACCCGTCGTTCCAGATACACCCGTCCTCGCGGGCGTCTGTGGCACCGATCCATTTCGCTTGATGGATGTCTTCTTACAACAGATAGACGCAATCGGATTTTCCGGGGTTCAGAACTTCCCGACAGTGGGTCTAATTGACGGCACTTTCCGTCAACTGCTTGAGGAGACCGATATGGGATACGGACCTGAGGTGGAGATGATTCGGACAGCACATCAATTGGGCATGCTCACCACGCCTTATGCCTTCAACGAAACCGAGGCGGAACAGATGGCAGATGCGGGTGCGGATATCCTCGTCGCACACATGGGGTTGACGACAAAAGGCTCTATCGGTGCAAAGACTGCCTTCACGCTTGAAGATGCCGCTAAACAGGTCCAATCCATCCACGACGCGGCGAAAGGGGTCAATCCAGAGATCCTTGTGATCTGTCACGGCGGTCCCATTGCTGAACCGGAAGACGCTACGTATGTTCTGGAAAATACGGAGGGGGTTGTTGGTTTCTACGGCGCATCGAGTGCAGAACGTCTCCCGACCGAACGCGCGATTACGGCACAGATTGAGGCTTTCAAGAAGATTCGGTTATAA
- a CDS encoding WD40 repeat domain-containing protein encodes MKNTVFLILAIGLAACAIPQNSDVETGRKPRKMVARWQNILSIAFSPDGKTLAGGTVRDTVYLWNVQTGKSFRKLTAHKSPVVSVAFSPDGKTLVSGCFDKTLVLWDTKTGKSLPPLIGHIFDPPIVPVSNVAASYVAFSPDGKTLASAINDGSIYLLDMQTGKRIKTIALNWVPFTSIAFSPDGSLLATGSNDGTVRTWDVHSSAHLLNLDKKGNQVNCVAFSPDGKILASGDLDSTVILWDAVSGERLRTLGAHRDNVNSVVFSPDGKILASGSDDRTVMLWEVSTGKHLRTLKRHRKDVQAVAFSPNGKILASASSSGTVLLWDIAVENMD; translated from the coding sequence ATGAAAAATACAGTGTTTTTGATTTTAGCGATTGGACTGGCAGCATGTGCTATTCCCCAAAACAGCGATGTGGAAACCGGCAGAAAACCTCGGAAGATGGTAGCGCGTTGGCAGAATATACTTAGCATTGCGTTCAGTCCGGATGGCAAAACACTGGCAGGTGGCACTGTGAGGGATACCGTTTATTTGTGGAATGTGCAGACAGGCAAATCTTTTCGGAAGTTGACGGCCCATAAAAGTCCCGTCGTTAGTGTCGCGTTCAGTCCGGACGGCAAAACACTGGTGAGTGGCTGTTTCGATAAGACCTTGGTTTTATGGGATACAAAAACAGGAAAATCGCTTCCGCCACTAATTGGACATATTTTTGATCCGCCAATCGTCCCAGTTAGCAACGTTGCAGCGAGCTACGTTGCATTTAGTCCAGACGGCAAAACGCTGGCAAGTGCGATAAACGATGGTAGCATCTATTTGTTGGATATGCAAACAGGTAAACGTATAAAGACGATAGCGTTGAATTGGGTTCCTTTCACAAGCATCGCGTTCAGTCCAGACGGTTCCCTATTGGCAACCGGATCTAATGACGGCACCGTGCGCACGTGGGATGTGCATAGCAGCGCACATCTCTTGAATTTGGATAAAAAAGGAAATCAAGTTAATTGCGTCGCGTTCAGTCCAGATGGAAAGATACTCGCAAGTGGGGATCTGGACAGTACTGTGATTTTATGGGATGCTGTTTCGGGTGAAAGGCTTCGGACGTTAGGAGCGCATCGGGACAACGTCAATAGCGTGGTGTTTAGTCCGGATGGAAAAATATTAGCGAGTGGCAGTGACGATCGCACCGTGATGTTGTGGGAGGTAAGCACCGGCAAACACCTGCGGACACTAAAAAGACATCGGAAAGATGTCCAAGCTGTAGCGTTTAGCCCTAACGGAAAAATTCTGGCGAGTGCGAGTAGTAGTGGCACCGTGTTGTTATGGGATATCGCGGTTGAGAATATGGATTAG
- a CDS encoding glutamate synthase-related protein, giving the protein MTKTKIADLNSLNDREPAYALVANVDLVVIRYDNEVSVLYGRCHHRGALLADGYIDGENLICGVHYWDYRYDSGVSEYLNTERLAKFKAWIEDDAIYVDADEIREWEHQNPQPYHRDEYQGNYQDIHSTPKEPYVAQIQELAKHGLSKAGHHGQTEAMGVLREDLPNWDALQFVVAQLHKTPHLDEVPVGTELIVGSRAKKPLKLEIPIFVSDMSFGALSAEAKIALAKGAEMAGTGICSGEGGMLLAEAESNSRYFFELASAQFGFSYDKLEHAQAFHFKGGQGAKTGTGGHLPGNKVTEEIAAVRGLRPGEPAISPARFPDWETLDDFAKFAELVRKETGGIPIGFKLSAQHIEKDIEAALHVGVDYIILDGRGSGTGAAPILFRDNISVPTMPALARARKYLDETGNSDVTLIITGGLRTPADFAKALALGADSVAIANSAMQAIGCIGMRACHTNNCPVGIATQKAHLRSRLKVEVSAQRLNRFLGASVSLMQVLARACGHNHLNQFNADDLTTSERDIAYLTGVKYAGVVPL; this is encoded by the coding sequence ATGACGAAAACAAAAATCGCTGATCTGAACTCGCTCAATGATCGCGAACCGGCTTATGCCCTCGTTGCAAATGTGGATCTCGTCGTCATCCGATATGATAATGAAGTTTCCGTGCTTTACGGCAGATGCCATCACCGTGGCGCACTGCTCGCAGACGGTTACATTGACGGTGAAAATCTGATATGCGGTGTTCACTACTGGGATTATCGCTACGATAGCGGTGTCAGCGAATACCTCAACACAGAACGCCTCGCCAAATTTAAGGCGTGGATAGAAGATGATGCCATCTACGTTGACGCAGACGAAATCAGGGAGTGGGAACACCAGAATCCACAACCTTACCACCGCGACGAATATCAGGGGAACTACCAAGACATCCACAGCACCCCAAAAGAGCCTTATGTCGCTCAAATTCAGGAATTGGCAAAACATGGACTCAGTAAGGCGGGACACCACGGTCAAACCGAGGCAATGGGAGTACTACGTGAGGACTTACCGAATTGGGATGCGCTTCAGTTTGTGGTGGCGCAGCTGCACAAAACGCCGCACCTTGATGAAGTACCAGTCGGAACTGAATTGATTGTCGGCTCAAGAGCGAAAAAGCCGCTAAAACTGGAGATACCGATCTTTGTCTCCGATATGAGCTTCGGGGCACTGTCGGCTGAGGCGAAAATCGCATTGGCAAAGGGCGCGGAGATGGCAGGGACAGGTATCTGCTCCGGTGAAGGCGGCATGCTATTGGCAGAGGCAGAATCAAATAGCCGCTATTTTTTTGAACTCGCTTCCGCCCAATTCGGATTCTCCTACGATAAACTTGAACACGCACAAGCATTCCACTTTAAGGGTGGTCAAGGTGCGAAAACAGGGACGGGCGGACACCTCCCCGGCAACAAGGTAACAGAAGAGATAGCGGCGGTGCGGGGACTGCGTCCCGGAGAACCCGCAATCTCACCTGCCCGGTTTCCAGATTGGGAAACCCTCGACGATTTTGCGAAGTTTGCGGAACTGGTGCGGAAAGAGACCGGTGGTATCCCAATCGGGTTTAAACTCTCCGCGCAACACATCGAGAAAGATATTGAAGCCGCACTCCATGTCGGCGTGGACTATATTATTCTTGACGGTAGAGGCAGCGGCACGGGGGCGGCACCCATTCTATTCCGAGATAATATTTCAGTACCGACAATGCCTGCTTTAGCACGTGCAAGAAAATACCTTGATGAAACCGGAAATAGTGATGTTACGCTTATTATCACTGGCGGCTTGAGAACGCCTGCCGATTTTGCGAAAGCGTTGGCACTCGGGGCGGACAGCGTTGCGATTGCAAATTCAGCGATGCAGGCGATCGGTTGTATCGGGATGCGCGCCTGTCACACAAATAACTGTCCCGTCGGCATTGCGACGCAGAAGGCGCATCTCCGTTCTCGACTCAAAGTGGAAGTTTCCGCGCAACGATTAAACCGCTTTCTCGGTGCCTCTGTATCCCTCATGCAAGTCCTGGCGCGTGCCTGTGGACACAATCATCTGAATCAGTTTAACGCCGACGATTTGACGACTTCAGAGCGAGACATCGCCTATCTGACCGGCGTTAAATATGCCGGAGTTGTACCGTTGTAG
- a CDS encoding WD40 repeat domain-containing protein, whose product MKNRLLLILILLWITPLCTPILIAQETFIPPKGIIAQIGKGGVGSVQHSADGTRIGIISGTGIWIYDATTLQLTSVIPNTPRLYNSRFPPDINVIARSTTFRYLHIWNTDTSPHKVQLAGRASGNCIAYSSEGGTIAIGGSDSTTRIWDAKTGELKQTLQRTDDVRTEIHSIAFSPDGTLLAAGDGPDTISIWNTATGKHKHELEGHTNDVKNMAFSPDGSTLASISGDSNIFLWNTKTWQQTETLTGDMTGIERIAYSQDGELLAAGCADGRIHLWDANTSKLRKMLTAHQSRISGVVFVKDSRILISCSEHGTLRKWDVNTGENTLSVENDYDTFSKFALSHDGKKLAALSEFSTPYLFDITVPTSPKLIKRIHTRRVGNIAFSPDGETIATEETDETAYLWDMKIDIPKHLNGILTEIDTTLWDMKIDRPKLSFKGHTAQIACIAFSPDGKTFATGGFDNTLRLWDTTTGKAKIVKEHNGWVESLAFSPDGKTIASGSTDATLRLWDSHTGAEKRVIRLSNTDPFEENQAMRGGGKSIVDIAFSPDEKMIAAAAYDPNIYLWDVDTGKREPFPHTHRRSIVTLAFSPDGKLFVTADADGIMKIYDVRGKKLLRMFDIGNSRVENLEFIMDGKILISVCGGVITLWDMTP is encoded by the coding sequence ATGAAAAACAGATTGCTTTTGATCTTGATACTACTTTGGATAACCCCCTTATGCACACCTATCCTCATTGCCCAAGAAACCTTCATCCCCCCCAAAGGCATCATAGCACAGATCGGGAAAGGGGGAGTCGGAAGTGTCCAGCATTCCGCAGACGGCACACGGATCGGCATCATCAGTGGGACAGGCATTTGGATATACGACGCAACAACATTGCAACTCACCAGCGTTATCCCTAACACTCCGAGGCTGTATAACTCCAGATTTCCTCCAGATATCAACGTCATCGCAAGAAGCACTACTTTTAGATACTTACATATCTGGAATACCGACACAAGTCCGCATAAAGTACAACTCGCTGGAAGGGCATCTGGCAATTGTATCGCCTACAGTTCAGAAGGAGGCACAATCGCCATCGGTGGTTCAGACAGCACCACCCGTATATGGGACGCGAAAACCGGTGAACTAAAGCAAACACTTCAGAGAACAGACGATGTCCGAACGGAAATTCACAGTATAGCGTTTTCACCCGATGGAACACTACTCGCCGCTGGAGACGGACCGGACACCATCTCTATTTGGAATACAGCAACAGGCAAACACAAACACGAACTTGAAGGACACACCAATGATGTGAAAAACATGGCGTTCAGTCCGGACGGCAGCACGTTGGCAAGTATCAGTGGGGACAGCAACATCTTTCTGTGGAATACAAAAACATGGCAACAAACAGAAACACTAACCGGCGATATGACAGGTATAGAGCGCATCGCCTATAGTCAGGACGGAGAACTTTTAGCCGCAGGATGTGCGGACGGACGCATCCATTTGTGGGATGCAAACACAAGCAAGCTCCGCAAAATGCTCACCGCACACCAAAGCCGCATTTCGGGTGTCGTCTTCGTTAAGGACTCACGGATACTTATCAGTTGCAGCGAACATGGCACCCTACGTAAATGGGATGTCAATACCGGTGAAAATACGCTGTCAGTGGAAAATGATTACGACACTTTCTCCAAATTTGCATTGAGTCATGATGGGAAAAAACTCGCAGCACTGAGTGAGTTTAGCACCCCGTATCTATTTGATATCACAGTACCCACATCACCAAAACTGATAAAGAGAATCCACACCCGGCGTGTTGGAAATATCGCTTTCAGCCCGGATGGGGAAACAATCGCTACGGAGGAGACCGACGAGACCGCTTATCTATGGGACATGAAAATAGATATACCGAAACACTTGAATGGGATTCTCACGGAAATCGATACCACCCTATGGGACATGAAAATAGATAGGCCGAAGCTATCCTTCAAAGGACATACAGCACAGATCGCATGTATTGCCTTCAGCCCCGATGGCAAAACATTTGCTACCGGCGGATTTGATAATACCCTCCGTCTATGGGATACAACAACAGGTAAGGCGAAAATCGTCAAAGAACATAACGGATGGGTTGAAAGTCTCGCTTTCAGTCCCGACGGAAAAACAATCGCCAGTGGTAGCACGGATGCAACCCTCCGTTTATGGGATAGCCACACAGGTGCAGAAAAGCGAGTCATTCGTTTATCGAATACCGATCCGTTTGAAGAAAATCAGGCAATGCGTGGAGGTGGCAAGTCAATCGTAGACATCGCCTTCAGTCCAGATGAAAAAATGATCGCTGCTGCGGCTTATGATCCAAATATCTATCTGTGGGATGTGGACACAGGCAAGCGGGAGCCATTTCCGCATACGCATAGGCGGAGTATCGTCACCCTCGCCTTCAGTCCAGATGGTAAATTGTTTGTGACTGCGGATGCGGATGGGATTATGAAGATTTATGATGTCCGCGGAAAGAAGCTGCTCCGTATGTTTGACATAGGTAATAGTAGGGTTGAAAATCTGGAATTTATTATGGATGGCAAAATACTTATCAGTGTGTGCGGTGGTGTAATAACTCTGTGGGATATGACCCCGTAG
- a CDS encoding WD40 repeat domain-containing protein — MQKTVFLILAIGLAICVVPKNTIAQDTQDWRLQHLPEGAKARFGKGMITGNFASSSDGKRLAVTCAIGIWIYDTETDKPLNLITGYTDWVTHVAFSSDDTLLASASMDSTVRVQDARTSTELWTLQAHEDKITDIAFSPDGKTLASASSDETIRLWDARTGKHLRTLEGHLGGVTSVAFNPDGKTLASGSHDEIVHLWDVETGKTLHAFIAHQDKASAFSSKITDIAFNPDGKLLASASEDKTVRLWDVETRETLHRLRERNSNAFLSVAFSRDGKTLAGGSYHTIHLWDVQTGTYLRKLGDSINSKRLAFSPDGKTLISGNRYNTVHLLLNVETGIELRKMITHTQSIGSIAFSLDGKILASGGLDNTVHLWDMQTGKLLQTDNVVEWHFLAASVAFSPDGKTVAGSSLDKTVFLWDVETGTVGLAPLEGVTEYQPASIGSPGACYVAFSPDGKKLVGTHYKGLLYLWDMQTGTRIRTITLNKQPDEHIDMMDGNSKFTSVTFSPDGSVLAIGCDDSTVRTWDAHTGATLLTLDKHRDTVFSVAFSPDGKILASGSADKTVRFWDAASGELIRTLEEHRGSVNSVAFSPDGKMLASGGGDGTVMLWEVSTGKHLRTLTGHKGSVEVAFSPDGKTLASGSWDGTVLLWDLAVDTMD, encoded by the coding sequence ATGCAAAAAACAGTGTTTTTGATTTTAGCGATTGGATTGGCAATATGCGTTGTTCCGAAAAATACTATCGCCCAAGATACACAAGATTGGCGTTTGCAGCACTTACCCGAAGGCGCGAAAGCGCGGTTCGGTAAAGGCATGATAACAGGAAATTTCGCGAGTTCCAGTGATGGAAAACGCTTAGCAGTCACATGTGCCATCGGTATTTGGATATATGATACAGAGACAGACAAACCACTTAACCTGATAACAGGGTATACGGATTGGGTTACACATGTAGCATTCAGTTCGGACGATACCCTGTTGGCAAGTGCAAGCATGGATAGCACCGTCCGTGTGCAGGATGCGCGCACCAGCACTGAACTTTGGACGCTGCAAGCCCATGAAGACAAAATCACAGACATAGCGTTTAGTCCGGATGGAAAGACACTTGCAAGTGCAAGTTCGGACGAGACCATCCGGCTGTGGGACGCACGCACTGGCAAACATCTGCGTACGCTTGAAGGACACCTTGGGGGTGTCACAAGCGTCGCTTTTAATCCAGATGGAAAAACACTGGCGAGTGGAAGTCATGACGAAATCGTTCATCTGTGGGATGTGGAGACAGGAAAAACGCTGCACGCGTTCATAGCGCACCAAGACAAAGCCTCAGCGTTCAGCTCGAAAATCACAGACATTGCGTTCAACCCGGATGGGAAGCTGCTGGCAAGTGCGAGTGAAGACAAAACCGTCCGTTTGTGGGATGTAGAAACACGTGAGACTCTTCATAGATTGCGTGAGCGTAACAGCAATGCTTTCTTAAGTGTTGCGTTTAGCCGAGATGGGAAGACGCTGGCAGGTGGCAGTTACCATACGATCCATCTATGGGATGTGCAGACGGGGACATACCTGCGAAAGTTGGGAGATAGCATCAATAGCAAGCGTCTTGCATTTAGCCCAGATGGGAAGACGCTAATCAGCGGCAACAGATACAACACCGTGCATCTATTATTGAATGTGGAAACCGGCATAGAACTGCGGAAGATGATAACGCATACACAGTCCATCGGTAGCATCGCGTTTAGTCTGGATGGAAAAATACTGGCGAGTGGCGGTTTGGACAATACAGTTCATTTGTGGGATATGCAGACAGGCAAATTACTTCAGACAGATAATGTTGTGGAGTGGCATTTTCTTGCAGCAAGTGTAGCGTTCAGCCCGGACGGCAAAACAGTCGCAGGTAGCAGTTTGGACAAAACCGTGTTTTTGTGGGATGTAGAAACAGGGACAGTGGGTCTGGCGCCGCTTGAAGGTGTTACTGAGTACCAACCAGCAAGCATAGGCTCTCCTGGGGCTTGCTACGTTGCATTCAGTCCAGATGGCAAAAAACTTGTGGGGACACATTATAAAGGCTTACTCTATTTGTGGGATATGCAAACAGGAACACGGATAAGAACAATAACATTGAACAAGCAACCTGATGAACATATAGATATGATGGATGGAAACAGCAAGTTCACAAGCGTAACCTTCAGTCCAGACGGTTCTGTGTTGGCAATCGGATGTGATGACAGCACCGTGCGCACGTGGGATGCACATACCGGTGCCACGCTTTTGACGTTAGATAAACATAGAGATACTGTTTTTTCCGTCGCGTTCAGTCCAGATGGAAAGATACTGGCGAGCGGCAGTGCGGACAAGACCGTGCGCTTTTGGGATGCAGCCTCGGGTGAACTTATCCGGACGCTGGAAGAACATCGGGGTTCTGTTAATAGTGTCGCATTCAGTCCGGATGGCAAGATGCTGGCGAGTGGTGGTGGTGATGGCACCGTGATGTTGTGGGAGGTAAGCACCGGCAAACACCTGCGCACGCTGACAGGACATAAGGGTAGTGTCGAAGTGGCGTTCAGTCCGGATGGAAAAACACTGGCGAGTGGAAGTTGGGATGGCACCGTATTGTTGTGGGATCTCGCGGTTGATACCATGGATTAG
- a CDS encoding WD40 repeat domain-containing protein, whose protein sequence is MQKTLILILAIGFAMCITSQNSIAQDTQDWHLRGLPEGTKARFGRGTITGSFASSHDGKRLAVPCSIGIWIYDTETDKPLNLLTRYTSEVSSERTVQDRKFLRIFTEDIEGVLSVAFSPDDTLLASTNHDKTVCVWDARTGTELQTMQGHKDKPTDVEFSPDGKLLASASDDETIRLWEVSTGTHLRTLEEHIDGVTSVTFNPNGKTLASGSDDKTVRLWDVETGKTLHTFMGHEYKVYDLAFSPDGKILASVSEDTTARLWDVQTGETLHRLDEHNHNDLFSVAFSPDGKLLASGSYRITLLWDVQTGTYLQMLGDRIGSSSLAFSPDGKTLISGSRYNTVHLLAVETGIELRTMIAHTQTIRSIAFSPDGKTLAAGGWDNTVHLWNLQTGKSLQMDNVVEWHAPDSVAFSPDGKTVAAGSSNKTVFWWDVETGAVRPAPLEGNAVTDPVSLVTSCYVAFSPDGKKFVNANERGFIYFWDLQTGKRINEITLDVKTDKPIKTRIVNQHVFTSVVFSPDGKILANGSHDGTVRTWDVHTGNPLLKLDEHKANVYCVTFSPDGKILASGGADNTVRFWDAVSGERIRTLKAHGFIYSIAFSPDGKTLASDGGNHTVMLWEVNTGKQLRTLKGHRNGVTSVAFSPDGKTLASSSWDGTVLLWDIAVDTMD, encoded by the coding sequence ATGCAAAAAACATTGATTTTGATTTTAGCGATTGGATTCGCGATGTGTATTACTTCACAAAATAGCATTGCACAAGACACACAAGACTGGCATTTGCGGGGATTACCCGAAGGTACCAAAGCGCGGTTCGGCAGAGGCACAATAACTGGCAGCTTCGCGAGTTCACATGATGGGAAACGTTTGGCGGTGCCGTGTAGCATCGGTATTTGGATATACGACACAGAAACCGACAAACCACTCAACCTGCTAACACGGTATACAAGTGAAGTTTCGAGTGAGCGAACTGTTCAAGATAGAAAGTTTCTCCGGATATTTACAGAGGATATAGAAGGCGTTTTGAGCGTAGCCTTCAGTCCGGACGATACCTTGTTGGCAAGTACAAACCACGATAAAACCGTCTGTGTGTGGGATGCACGCACCGGCACCGAACTTCAGACGATGCAAGGACATAAGGATAAACCCACAGATGTAGAATTTAGCCCGGATGGCAAGCTGCTGGCGAGTGCAAGTGATGACGAGACCATCCGTTTGTGGGAGGTAAGCACTGGCACCCATCTCCGCACGCTTGAAGAACATATTGACGGTGTTACAAGTGTAACTTTCAATCCAAATGGAAAAACACTGGCAAGTGGAAGTGATGACAAAACCGTTCGTCTCTGGGATGTGGAGACAGGGAAAACGCTGCACACCTTCATGGGACATGAGTACAAAGTCTATGACCTTGCGTTCAGCCCGGATGGAAAAATACTGGCGAGTGTAAGTGAGGACACGACCGCGCGTTTATGGGATGTGCAGACAGGCGAAACGCTGCATAGATTAGATGAGCATAACCATAATGACCTCTTTAGTGTAGCATTCAGCCCGGATGGAAAATTGTTGGCGAGCGGAAGCTATAGAATTACGCTTCTATGGGATGTACAAACAGGGACCTACCTGCAAATGTTGGGAGATAGGATTGGTAGCAGCAGCCTTGCATTTAGCCCTGATGGGAAGACACTGATAAGCGGCAGCAGGTACAACACCGTGCACCTGTTGGCGGTCGAAACCGGCATAGAACTTCGGACGATGATAGCGCATACACAGACGATCCGTAGCATCGCCTTCAGCCCGGATGGAAAAACACTGGCAGCTGGCGGTTGGGACAATACAGTGCATTTGTGGAATCTACAGACGGGCAAGTCTCTTCAGATGGATAATGTTGTGGAATGGCATGCCCCCGATAGTGTTGCATTCAGTCCGGATGGAAAAACAGTGGCAGCTGGCAGCTCAAACAAGACCGTGTTTTGGTGGGATGTAGAAACAGGGGCAGTGCGTCCGGCTCCGCTTGAAGGTAATGCTGTTACCGATCCAGTCAGCCTCGTTACGAGTTGCTACGTTGCGTTTAGCCCTGATGGTAAAAAGTTTGTGAACGCGAATGAAAGGGGTTTCATTTATTTCTGGGATTTGCAAACAGGGAAACGTATAAATGAGATAACATTGGATGTGAAAACAGATAAACCTATAAAGACGAGGATCGTGAATCAACATGTGTTCACAAGCGTAGTGTTCAGTCCGGATGGAAAAATACTGGCGAATGGGAGTCATGACGGTACCGTGCGCACGTGGGATGTACATACCGGCAATCCGCTCTTGAAGTTAGATGAACATAAAGCTAATGTTTATTGCGTCACGTTCAGTCCGGATGGAAAGATATTGGCGAGTGGCGGTGCGGATAATACTGTGCGCTTTTGGGATGCAGTGTCGGGTGAACGCATTCGGACCCTAAAAGCGCATGGATTTATTTATAGTATAGCGTTTAGTCCGGACGGTAAGACCCTGGCAAGTGACGGTGGTAATCACACTGTGATGTTGTGGGAGGTAAACACTGGCAAACAGCTGCGGACACTAAAAGGGCATCGGAATGGTGTTACGAGCGTAGCATTCAGTCCGGATGGAAAGACGCTGGCGAGTAGCAGTTGGGATGGCACTGTGTTGTTGTGGGATATCGCAGTTGATACTATGGATTAG